One region of Maylandia zebra isolate NMK-2024a linkage group LG10, Mzebra_GT3a, whole genome shotgun sequence genomic DNA includes:
- the prdm15 gene encoding PR domain zinc finger protein 15 isoform X2, whose amino-acid sequence MAEQTPDEFIWCEDCGQYHDSECPELGPVVTVQDSFVLSRARSSLPDSLEIREMGNGEEGVFVLHRLVKRTRFGPFEAKRVPHLEKEGAFPLKIFKKDGVVVCFDSSSEEDCNWMMLVRPASDHKHQNLTAYQQDDEVYFNTSQDVLPGTELRVWYGAFYAKKMEKPMLKPPLQPPLPPPDVTAPSAKSEISEKSGAHMPPAAEDSSTGDMLSHLNEVKTVTVLPAEQLLPQGECLVGPDEEEGISPAAQPSPKRGHSRGRRAKGRRPSAAAAASKNRDVKPPLVSSEPVASEGGTRAAENSSPLSTPDSGPVLKRHRAREHKKVYACPRCNKVFQNSSNLNRHIRSHGDKLFKCDECDKLFSRKESLKQHISYKHSKNVPDQEYKYKCNTCEKSFRLENALKFHNCRTDDKTFQCDICSRFFSTNSNLSKHKKKHGEKLYSCEICNKMFYRKDVMQEHHRRHGLGPKHMKREELEANGEEGTKYRKEPSPCPICSKVFSCRSNMNKHLLTHGDKKYTCEICGRKFFRVDVLRDHIHVHFKDIALMDEQEREGFIKKIGISADDSDETDEDEDEDDPEHHKYNCKKCQLSFAKGKEYLKHIMEQHKEKAYGCGICNRRFALKATYNAHLVIHREQLPDPSVQKYIHPCEICGRIFNSIGNLERHKIIHTGVKSHGCDKCGKSFARKDMLKEHLRVHDDNREYLCAECGKGMKTKHALRHHMKLHKGIKEYECKECKRKFAQKVNMLKHYKRHTGIKDFMCELCGKTFSERTTLETHKLIHTVGKTWTCPTCDKKYLTEYMLQKHVHLTHEKVEAQSCHLCGTKVSTRASMNRHLRRKHPEVVSVRIDEFDDLQENLSMNESSISIVQPSLTMEKDGMSQERPSRPSRHPKKKQRSSAEPELSESDEYVDFAEPRHEAMSEFNAVIVGDETETSSAVQSIQQWIKAGGLIKKENTD is encoded by the exons GTCGTCTCTTCCGGACAGCCTGGAGATCAGAGAGATGGGAAATGGAGAGGAGGGGGTGTTTGTCCTGCACCGGCTGGTCAAGAGGACTCGGTTTGGGCCCTTTGAAGCAAAGAGGGTTCCCCACCTGGAGAAGGAAGGAGCGTTCCCCCTGAAG ATCTTCAAGAAGGACGGTGTAGTGGTGTGTTTTGACTCCAGCAGTGAGGAGGACTGCAACTGGATGATGCTGGTGCGACCTGCCAGCGACCACAAGCACCAGAATCTGACGGCTTACCAGCAGGATGACGAAGTGTACTTCAACACCTCCCAG GATGTGCTGCCAGGAACAGAGCTGAGAGTCTGGTATGGAGCGTTCTATGCCAAGAAGATGGAGAAGCCCATGCTGAAACCCCCACTTCAGCCACCGCTGCCTCCACCAG ATGTGACAGCTCCATCCGCTAAATCTGAGATCTCAGAGAAAAGTGGAGCCCACATGCCTCCAGCGGCTGAAGACAGCAGCACAG GCGACATGCTGAGCCACCTCAACGAGGTAAAGACGGTAACGGTGCTTCCAGCAGAGCAACTCCTGCCTCAGGGGGAATGCCTGGTTGGTCCTGATGAGGAGGAGGGCATCTCCCCTGCAGCGCAGCCCAGCCCCAAGAGAGGGCACAGCCGAGGGAGGAGGGCTAAAGGACGCAGGCccagtgctgcagctgcagcaagcaaaaacagag ATGTGAAGCCCCCACTGGTGAGCTCGGAGCCTGTAGCGTCAGAGGGGGGAACGAGAGCGGCAGAGAACAGCAGCCCACTGAGCACTCCAGACAGCGGGCCTGTCCTGAAGAGGCACAGAGCGAGAGAGCACAAGAAGGTCTACGCTTGCCCCCGCTGCAACAAGGTCTTCCAGAACAGCAGCAACCTCAACAGACACATTCGATCTCATG GTGATAAGCTGTTCAAGTGCGATGAATGTGACAAGTTGTTCAGCCGTAAGGAGAGCCTGAAGCAGCACATCTCATACAAGCACAGCAAGAACGTG CCTGACCAAGAGTACAAGTACAAATGCAACACCTGTGAGAAATCTTTTCGCCTGGAAAATGCCTTAAAGTTCCACAACTGCCGGACAG ACGACAAGACGTTCCAGTGTGATATCTGCTCGCGGTTCTTCTCCACCAACAGCAACCTCTCCAAGCACAAGAAGAAGCACGGCGAGAAGCTCTACTCCTGTGAAATCTGCAACAAGATGTTCTACCGCAAAGACGTGATGCAGGAGCACCACAGGAGGCACGGTTTGG GACCAAAGCACATGAAGAGAGAGGAGCTGGAGGCCAATGGAGAAGAAGGGACCAAGTACAGGAAGGAGCCGTCACCCTGTCCCATTTGCAGCAAG GTGTTCTCCTGCAGGAGTAACATGAACAAGCATCTGTTGACTCACGGCGATAAAAAGTACACCTGTGAGATCTGCGGTCGCAAGTTCTTCCGTGTAGACGTCCTCCGAGACCACATTCACGTGCACTTCAAG GACATAGCCTTAATGGACGAGCAGGAAAGGGAAGGCTTCATCAAGAAGATCGGCATCTCAGCGGACGACAGTGACGAaacagacgaggatgaagatgaagatgacCCAGAGCACCATAAATATAACTGCAAAAAATGCCAA CTGTCATTTGCAAAAGGAAAAGAGTACCTGAAGCACATCATGGAGCAGCACAAGGAGAAAGCCTACGGCTGCGGGATCTGTAACCGACGCTTTGCACTCAAAGCCACTTACAACGCTCACCTGGTCATCCACCGAGAGCAGCTGCCCGACCCTTCGGTGCAGAA GTACATCCATCCATGTGAGATTTGTGGGCGAATATTCAATAGCATTGGAAATCTGGAAAGGCACAAGATCATCCACACAG GGGTGAAGAGCCACGGCTGTGACAAATGCGGCAAATCGTTTGCAAGAAAGGACATGCTGAAGGAGCATCTCAGGGTGCACGACGACAACCGAGAGTACCTGTGCGCCGAGTGCGGGAAAG GTATGAAGACCAAACATGCTCTGCGGCACCACATGAAGCTCCACAAGGGCATCAAAGAGTACGAGTGTAAGGAGTGTAAGCGCAAGTTCGCCCAAAAGGTCAACATGCTGAAACACTACAAGAGACACACAG GTATAAAGGACTTCATGTGCGAGTTGTGTGGAAAGACTTTCAGTGAGAGGACCACACTAGAGACTCACAAGCTCATCCACACAG tgGGTAAGACGTGGACATGTCCCACATGCGATAAGAAATATCTGACCGAGTACATGCTGCAGAAGCACGTCCACCTGACCCACGAAAAGGTAGAGGCCCAGTCGTGTCACCTCTGCGGGACAAAGGTGTCCACTCGCGCTTCTATGAACCGACACCTGCGACGCAAACATCCCGAG GTGGTGTCTGTGAGAATCGACGAGTTTGATGATCTTCAGGAAAATTTGTCAATGAATGAGTCATCGATCAGCATTGTGCAG CCCTCTCTGACCATGGAAAAAGACGGGATGTCTCAGGAGCGGCCCAGTCGACCTTCCCGACACCCCAAGAAGAAGCAGAGAAGCTCAGCTGAGCCGGAGCTCTCCGAGTCCGATGAATACGTTGACTTTGCTGAGCCAAGGCACGAAGCCATGTCAGAATTCAACGCCGTCATTGTCGGTGATGAGACTGAGACGAGCTCTGCTGTACAGAGCATCCAGCAG TGGATAAAGGCAGGCGGCCtgattaaaaaggaaaacacagactGA
- the prdm15 gene encoding PR domain zinc finger protein 15 isoform X1 — MAEQTPDEFIWCEDCGQYHDSECPELGPVVTVQDSFVLSRARSSLPDSLEIREMGNGEEGVFVLHRLVKRTRFGPFEAKRVPHLEKEGAFPLKIFKKDGVVVCFDSSSEEDCNWMMLVRPASDHKHQNLTAYQQDDEVYFNTSQDVLPGTELRVWYGAFYAKKMEKPMLKPPLQPPLPPPDVTAPSAKSEISEKSGAHMPPAAEDSSTGDMLSHLNEVKTVTVLPAEQLLPQGECLVGPDEEEGISPAAQPSPKRGHSRGRRAKGRRPSAAAAASKNRDVKPPLVSSEPVASEGGTRAAENSSPLSTPDSGPVLKRHRAREHKKVYACPRCNKVFQNSSNLNRHIRSHGDKLFKCDECDKLFSRKESLKQHISYKHSKNVPDQEYKYKCNTCEKSFRLENALKFHNCRTDDKTFQCDICSRFFSTNSNLSKHKKKHGEKLYSCEICNKMFYRKDVMQEHHRRHGLGPKHMKREELEANGEEGTKYRKEPSPCPICSKVFSCRSNMNKHLLTHGDKKYTCEICGRKFFRVDVLRDHIHVHFKDIALMDEQEREGFIKKIGISADDSDETDEDEDEDDPEHHKYNCKKCQLSFAKGKEYLKHIMEQHKEKAYGCGICNRRFALKATYNAHLVIHREQLPDPSVQKYIHPCEICGRIFNSIGNLERHKIIHTGVKSHGCDKCGKSFARKDMLKEHLRVHDDNREYLCAECGKGMKTKHALRHHMKLHKGIKEYECKECKRKFAQKVNMLKHYKRHTGIKDFMCELCGKTFSERTTLETHKLIHTVGKTWTCPTCDKKYLTEYMLQKHVHLTHEKVEAQSCHLCGTKVSTRASMNRHLRRKHPEVVSVRIDEFDDLQENLSMNESSISIVQPSLTMEKDGMSQERPSRPSRHPKKKQRSSAEPELSESDEYVDFAEPRHEAMSEFNAVIVGDETETSSAVQSIQQVVVLTDPSAPSASSPNSSVGLTNITVTPITSHAPAQFTSLQPVAVGHLTASDRPLTLDNSILTVTFDTVSGSAMLHNRSAELIPETVGPAGSGTPQSVAHFINLATLVNPMGHQLEAPTLAWRPVPAAEGSQVTPVVEGAQGESQEAQSQGSDPGRPSQSQPATPQQQSSSAQQMFSY, encoded by the exons GTCGTCTCTTCCGGACAGCCTGGAGATCAGAGAGATGGGAAATGGAGAGGAGGGGGTGTTTGTCCTGCACCGGCTGGTCAAGAGGACTCGGTTTGGGCCCTTTGAAGCAAAGAGGGTTCCCCACCTGGAGAAGGAAGGAGCGTTCCCCCTGAAG ATCTTCAAGAAGGACGGTGTAGTGGTGTGTTTTGACTCCAGCAGTGAGGAGGACTGCAACTGGATGATGCTGGTGCGACCTGCCAGCGACCACAAGCACCAGAATCTGACGGCTTACCAGCAGGATGACGAAGTGTACTTCAACACCTCCCAG GATGTGCTGCCAGGAACAGAGCTGAGAGTCTGGTATGGAGCGTTCTATGCCAAGAAGATGGAGAAGCCCATGCTGAAACCCCCACTTCAGCCACCGCTGCCTCCACCAG ATGTGACAGCTCCATCCGCTAAATCTGAGATCTCAGAGAAAAGTGGAGCCCACATGCCTCCAGCGGCTGAAGACAGCAGCACAG GCGACATGCTGAGCCACCTCAACGAGGTAAAGACGGTAACGGTGCTTCCAGCAGAGCAACTCCTGCCTCAGGGGGAATGCCTGGTTGGTCCTGATGAGGAGGAGGGCATCTCCCCTGCAGCGCAGCCCAGCCCCAAGAGAGGGCACAGCCGAGGGAGGAGGGCTAAAGGACGCAGGCccagtgctgcagctgcagcaagcaaaaacagag ATGTGAAGCCCCCACTGGTGAGCTCGGAGCCTGTAGCGTCAGAGGGGGGAACGAGAGCGGCAGAGAACAGCAGCCCACTGAGCACTCCAGACAGCGGGCCTGTCCTGAAGAGGCACAGAGCGAGAGAGCACAAGAAGGTCTACGCTTGCCCCCGCTGCAACAAGGTCTTCCAGAACAGCAGCAACCTCAACAGACACATTCGATCTCATG GTGATAAGCTGTTCAAGTGCGATGAATGTGACAAGTTGTTCAGCCGTAAGGAGAGCCTGAAGCAGCACATCTCATACAAGCACAGCAAGAACGTG CCTGACCAAGAGTACAAGTACAAATGCAACACCTGTGAGAAATCTTTTCGCCTGGAAAATGCCTTAAAGTTCCACAACTGCCGGACAG ACGACAAGACGTTCCAGTGTGATATCTGCTCGCGGTTCTTCTCCACCAACAGCAACCTCTCCAAGCACAAGAAGAAGCACGGCGAGAAGCTCTACTCCTGTGAAATCTGCAACAAGATGTTCTACCGCAAAGACGTGATGCAGGAGCACCACAGGAGGCACGGTTTGG GACCAAAGCACATGAAGAGAGAGGAGCTGGAGGCCAATGGAGAAGAAGGGACCAAGTACAGGAAGGAGCCGTCACCCTGTCCCATTTGCAGCAAG GTGTTCTCCTGCAGGAGTAACATGAACAAGCATCTGTTGACTCACGGCGATAAAAAGTACACCTGTGAGATCTGCGGTCGCAAGTTCTTCCGTGTAGACGTCCTCCGAGACCACATTCACGTGCACTTCAAG GACATAGCCTTAATGGACGAGCAGGAAAGGGAAGGCTTCATCAAGAAGATCGGCATCTCAGCGGACGACAGTGACGAaacagacgaggatgaagatgaagatgacCCAGAGCACCATAAATATAACTGCAAAAAATGCCAA CTGTCATTTGCAAAAGGAAAAGAGTACCTGAAGCACATCATGGAGCAGCACAAGGAGAAAGCCTACGGCTGCGGGATCTGTAACCGACGCTTTGCACTCAAAGCCACTTACAACGCTCACCTGGTCATCCACCGAGAGCAGCTGCCCGACCCTTCGGTGCAGAA GTACATCCATCCATGTGAGATTTGTGGGCGAATATTCAATAGCATTGGAAATCTGGAAAGGCACAAGATCATCCACACAG GGGTGAAGAGCCACGGCTGTGACAAATGCGGCAAATCGTTTGCAAGAAAGGACATGCTGAAGGAGCATCTCAGGGTGCACGACGACAACCGAGAGTACCTGTGCGCCGAGTGCGGGAAAG GTATGAAGACCAAACATGCTCTGCGGCACCACATGAAGCTCCACAAGGGCATCAAAGAGTACGAGTGTAAGGAGTGTAAGCGCAAGTTCGCCCAAAAGGTCAACATGCTGAAACACTACAAGAGACACACAG GTATAAAGGACTTCATGTGCGAGTTGTGTGGAAAGACTTTCAGTGAGAGGACCACACTAGAGACTCACAAGCTCATCCACACAG tgGGTAAGACGTGGACATGTCCCACATGCGATAAGAAATATCTGACCGAGTACATGCTGCAGAAGCACGTCCACCTGACCCACGAAAAGGTAGAGGCCCAGTCGTGTCACCTCTGCGGGACAAAGGTGTCCACTCGCGCTTCTATGAACCGACACCTGCGACGCAAACATCCCGAG GTGGTGTCTGTGAGAATCGACGAGTTTGATGATCTTCAGGAAAATTTGTCAATGAATGAGTCATCGATCAGCATTGTGCAG CCCTCTCTGACCATGGAAAAAGACGGGATGTCTCAGGAGCGGCCCAGTCGACCTTCCCGACACCCCAAGAAGAAGCAGAGAAGCTCAGCTGAGCCGGAGCTCTCCGAGTCCGATGAATACGTTGACTTTGCTGAGCCAAGGCACGAAGCCATGTCAGAATTCAACGCCGTCATTGTCGGTGATGAGACTGAGACGAGCTCTGCTGTACAGAGCATCCAGCAG GTGGTGGTTCTGACCGACCCCAGTGCTCCATCAGCCTCCTCCCCCAACAGTTCAGTGGGACTGACCAACATCACAGTCACACCCATCACCAGCCACGCCCCTGCCCAGTTTACCAGCCTGCAGCCTGTCGCCGTGGGCCACCTGACAGCCAGCGACCGGCCCCTCACACTGGACAACTCCATCCTCACGGTCACCTTTGACACAGTCAGTGGCTCCGCTATGCTGCACAACCGGTCTGCAGAACTCATCCCAGAGACTGTAGGTCCTGCTGGAAGCGGGACACCCCAGTCCGTCGCCCATTTCATCAACCTCGCCACTCTGGTCAACCCCATGGGCCACCAGCTAGAGGCCCCGACTCTGGCGTGGAGGCCTGTACCTGCAGCTGAGGGCAGCCAGGTCACTCCAGTGGTGGAGGGTGCACAGGGGGAGAGTCAGGAGGCCCAGAGCCAGGGCTCAGATCCAGGCCGGCCCAGCCAGAGCCAGCCAGCCACCCCTCAGCAGCAAAGCAGTTCTGCGCAACAGATGTTCAGCTACTGA